Part of the Listeria innocua genome is shown below.
AAAGTGGCCGTGTAAATGTAACTGATTTTAACAAGGGCCTCCCAAGGTGGTAGAGATGATGAAAAATGTGAGTTATGAAGAAGCACGAGATACAATCAGTTCCAAAGAAATAGAACAGATTAATACAATGAAAGAACATACATCTAGCTATATAGGTAAGATAATGGTGAGTATTTTATTCGCCTTATTACTATGTTTACCAGCAATCAATTATTATCCAATATACCCAGCAGTAGCTTGTATTCTTATAGGTAGCCTGTTAATTAGATATGTTGCGTTACAACCAATTTTCAAAGTAACAAACTATAACTTGGTATTATATTTAGTATGGCAAACTGCTGCAATCTTTTTTATGATTGTTTTTTTACGAGTAGAGGCAGATAGATATCACTTGATTCCGTTAGTTTATATTATTTTGGGCTACGGAGGTTCTATTTTATTAATTCGGGCTCGAGTAAATACATATGTGAAAGAGATATTTGAAACGACAGCTAAATCTGGAAAAAAAGTGTTTTCAAACATAATTACTAAAATTTTAGGAGCTTTTCTGGTTCTTGCTGTAATTGCTGTTTTATTTTATCGTGGAAATAAATGGTGGCTTATGAATATGGATACCGCAGTAGGAAATTCAAGTTTTTTAGAATATGTTGTGTGGGGAATCGGTTTGTTCATTTTGCTTATTGGCTTTACTTTGTTGCCAACATTGCTATTTTCGCCATCTCAATATGTAAAAGCAAGATTGATTGGGAAATATGCAGAGGAATTTCGAAAAGCTTATAGATTTACGGAGAAAGAATGGTACGGAGAAAAATAGCCAAATCAAGAGGCCCCTTTCATATGAAAGGGGCTTTTCACTAAACCAACCTCACCAAAACCCCAACATCCGCACAATACCCCAAACACCCACCAGCCATTTCCTTCGACGTAACCAACCAATCAAATTCCGCCAGCTCCCCGTACGTAAGCAACGCCGATTTATCCACCTTTGTATGATCCACCAGCAAAAATTTCTCCCTGGCTTTTTCCATCATATGGCGCTTAATCTCATACTCCAAAATATCCGAGTTCATCACCCCATGCGTAGTCGAAAGTGCAGTCGCGGCCATGAAAGCTTTTGTAATATTGTATTTCTCAAAAAACCCCCAGTTCTCCACGCCAACAAATGATTTAGTACTCGTTTTAAAAGTCGAGCCAATCACAATTAATTTCACATTATCCATTTCACTCGCAAAATTAATCACATCTAGGCTGTTCGTAATAATAGTAATCTCCTTATCCGTTGGCAGAGCCGCAGCGAGACAGCTAGTCGTTGTCCCGGAATCAATAAAAATCAAATCATTCTCTTCAATAAAATCAGCTGCTGCTTTTCCGATAAGCTGTTTTTCAGCATGATTTTCTGTATCACGATTTTCGAACGGCCGAATTTCTTCAGGATTATTATAAATAGAAACGACACCACCATAGACTTTTTTGATGGTGTTTTTTTGGAGAAGTTTGGCAATGTCGCGACGAATAGTATTTTTAGAAACGTTGAATTGTTTGCATAAATCATCGAGGCTAGCGCTGCCTTTTTCGTGAATTAAATTCTCTATCGCTTGAATGCGTTGTACTTTCATTTGAAATTCATCCTTTGGCAAAAAAATTGTTTTCTCCCCTATTTATAACACATGCTCAAAAGGTAATCAACTATGATTTTTTATGGTGAAGTTAGTGACAAAAATTAAATTGACTCTCCAATTTTATTGGCTTAAGATGGGGTTATAATCGATTGATGGTTAACTTATGAGTAATTTTAAGTGGAGGGATAATTTATGGCAGATGTACGGAAATTAAAGAATTATATTAATGGTGAATGGGTCGAGAGTAAGGCGGACAAATACGAAGATGTCATCAATCCAGCGACGGGCGAAGTGCTGTGCCAAGTGCCAATATCGACGCGCGCGGAATTAGACCAAGCCGCTGTCATTGCCGAACAAGCTTTTGAAAAATGGAGCCAAGTTGCTGTGCCAAGACGTGCACGGGTTCTATTTAGTTTCCAACAGTTACTCATTCAACATAAAGAAGAACTAGCAAGACTGATTACACTCGAAAATGGTAAAAATTTATCTGAGGCACGCGGCGAAGTGCAACGTGGTATTGAAAATGTTGAGTTCGCGGCGGGAGCACCAACACTCATGATGGGTGATTCGCTTGCTTCGATTGCAACAGATGTGGAGGCGGCAAATTATCGCTATCCGGTCGGAGTTGTTGGCGGAATTGCACCATTTAACTTTCCGATGATGGTTCCTTGTTGGATGTTCCCAATGGCTATCGCGCTCGGTAACTCGTTTATTTTAAAACCTTCTGAGCGAA
Proteins encoded:
- a CDS encoding DeoR/GlpR family DNA-binding transcription regulator — protein: MKVQRIQAIENLIHEKGSASLDDLCKQFNVSKNTIRRDIAKLLQKNTIKKVYGGVVSIYNNPEEIRPFENRDTENHAEKQLIGKAAADFIEENDLIFIDSGTTTSCLAAALPTDKEITIITNSLDVINFASEMDNVKLIVIGSTFKTSTKSFVGVENWGFFEKYNITKAFMAATALSTTHGVMNSDILEYEIKRHMMEKAREKFLLVDHTKVDKSALLTYGELAEFDWLVTSKEMAGGCLGYCADVGVLVRLV